A genomic segment from Anabas testudineus chromosome 6, fAnaTes1.2, whole genome shotgun sequence encodes:
- the LOC113165723 gene encoding myosin-9 produces the protein MSLRAKSHTDLQTSGRASLDDSLYKSFSMSSSNLNRGSPFGNGVTEEVKGLSRPIRRPVRAVRPVSAIGSNGSFLQINHLQGELVRKRKECEDLKKENKYLSNEIHMERIAMRTENELTMRNLRNLNQELQAQIKEMKQKLYQSQQRAALCSRAADEAEDSRGEAEKSRALAEARALGCQRDKEVAEADRRRLNEELQQLKKEHTDLQVVLTQTERNYFETKLKLDRVTGEKQALLKENRILEGDRDDLQNKLRQVTQENIQIKESEMNSRRRATASQEESKKANQAQREAEAEKRLAEKERQERTAECLSWREKHQELADRFRAQEDFKALRQSKACQANIKSYFLCMTESNQRVRILKNQDGTPRNFTEGDPVYISTPEPSTEEPERSPSRTMLRVSAPHIGRDLGPSHFDELPAFMGERPDSAPPRRSRKVVEYFWIPTDQE, from the exons ATGTCCCTCAGAGCCAAGTCCCACACAGACCTGCAGACGTCTGGGAGGGCCTCATTGGATGACAGCCTGTACAAGTCGTTCTCCATGAGCAGCAGTAACCTCAACAGAGGCAGCCCATTCGGGAACGGAGTAACAGAGGAGGTCAAAGGTCTCTCCAGGCCCATCAGGAGGCCGGTACGGGCGGTAAGGCCAGTCAGTGCCATCGGTTCCAACGGTTCCTTCCTGCAAATCAACCACCTGCAAGGAGAGCTGGTCAGAAAGAGAAAG GAATGTGAGgatctaaagaaagaaaacaagtacTTATCAAATGAGATCCACATGGAGCGGATTGCCATGCGCACGGAGAATGAGCTTACCATGAGGAACCTCCGAAACCTGAACCAGGAGCTGCAAGCTCAAATCAAAGAG ATGAAGCAGAAGCTTTATCAGAGCCAGCAGAGAGCGGCATTGTGTTCCCGGGCTGCAGATGAGGCTGAGGACTCCCGGGGTGAGGCGGAGAAGAGCAGGGCTCTAGCTGAGGCTCGGGCCCTTGGGTGTCAGCGGGACAAGGAAGTAGCTGAGGCTGACAGGAGGCGGCTCAATGAAGAACTTCAGCAGCTTAAAAAAGAG CACACAGATCTGCAGGTTGTACTGACACAAACTGAGAGGAACTACTTTGAAACCAAGCTCAAACTAGACCGGGTGACTGGGGAAAAACAGGCCCTGCTGAAGGAGAACAGAATcctggagggagacagagatgaCCTACAAAACAAGCTAAGACAAGTCACACAAGAGAACATCCAGATTAAAGAGAG TGAGATGAATTCACGGCGTAGAGCGACGGCATCACAGGAGGAGAGCAAAAAGGCCAACCAGGCTCAGCGGGAGGCCGAGGCAGAGAAACGTCTGGCTGAGAAGGAGAGGCAGGAGAGGACAGCCGAGTGTCTGAGCTGGAGGGAGAAGCACCAGGAGCTGGCCGACAGGTTCAGAGCCCAGGAGGACTTCAAAGCTCTGAGGCAGAGCAAAGCA TGTCAAGCCAACATCAAGAGTTATTTCCTCTGCATGACAGAGAGCAACCAGAGGGTTAGAATCCTCAAAAATCAAGACGGCACGCCGAGAAATTTCACG GAGGGAGACCCTGTGTACATCTCCACTCCTGAGCCCAGTACAGAGGAGCCTGAGAGGAGTCCATCCAG GACTATGTTGAGGGTCTCTGCCCCACACATTGGGAGGGATCTGGGTCCGAGTCACTTTGATGAGCTGCCGGCCTTTATGGGGGAGAGACCCGACTCTGCACCGCCACGGAGAAGCAGGAAGGTGGTGGAATACTTCTGGATCCCTACAGACCAGGAATGA